A stretch of the Aphis gossypii isolate Hap1 chromosome 2, ASM2018417v2, whole genome shotgun sequence genome encodes the following:
- the LOC114120410 gene encoding RNA-binding protein cabeza-like isoform X1 yields MANSQYSTGQYGGGGGGGGVAGGYGGYPAYGVPPPGPPGYQQPGAPQSQQTQQPQSGYPGSGGWNQPPPPPTAATQGGGYPAYEQPPPSFRQQGSQQGSFNGSSGGNGYGGPPSSGGYGGPSSFGGGRQDRNSSGGYDSGGRGGFNKGSGGPPNDRSGDFIVQEDTIFVSGMSTNTSEADIEQHFGSIGIIKTDKKTGKPKIWMYNDKSTGRPKGEATVTYDDAHSANSAISWFNGKTFNGSTINVQLATKRDNWQGGRGGGTTGGSRGGGGRGGGGRGGYGGGGYQMDDPVSDDPSEGGGGFYGGPRGGRGGGRGRGGGRDDRGPPPDRRRDDRMSSGGGRGGGRGGGNDSGGRDGDWKCSNPTCANTNFSWRLNCNRCNDPRPEGFGDSGGRRGGGMGGGRGGPPMRGRGGGMGGGRGGPGMGGGRGGLGGGGGRGFGGGRGGPGGRGGGGRGGGPMRDDRRGDRNRPY; encoded by the exons ATGGCTAACTCAC aatactcGACTGGTCAGTATGGAGGTGGCGGGGGTGGTGGTGGTGTAGCTGGTGGATATGGTGGATATCCAGCATATGGAGTTCCTCCTCCAGGCCCACCAGGTTATCAACAGCCTGGTGCGCCTCAGTCACAACAAACTCAACAGCCACAAAGTGGATACCCAGGTAGCGGTGGATGGAATCAACCTCCACCACCACCAACAGCAGCTACTcaag gaGGAGGATACCCTGCTTATGAACAACCTCCGCCTAGTTTTAGACAGCAAGGAAGTCAACAAGGATCATTTAATGGATCAAGTGGTGGAAATGGTTATGGTGGTCCACCATCAAGTGGGGGATATGGCGGACCTAGCAGTTTTGGag gtGGTAGACAAGATCGTAATAGCAGTGGAGGATATGA TTCCGGCGGCAGGGGTGGTTTTAACAAAG gTAGTGGAGGACCTCCTAATGATCGTAGTGGTGACTTCATTGTCCAAGAGGACACAATATTTGTTTCTGGCATGTCTACAAACACTTCTGAAGCTGATATTGAACAACACTTTGGTTCAATTGGCATTATCAAG actGATAAAAAAACGGGAAAGCCCAAAATTTGGATGTACAATGATAAATCAACTGGAAGACCTAAAGGTGAAGCAACCGTTACATATGATGATGCTCATTCTGCGAACAGTGCTATATCCTGGTTTAATG gtAAAACATTCAATGGATCTACAATCAACGTCCAATTAGCAACCAAGAGAGATAATTGGCAAGGTGGACGTGGCGGTGGTACAACTGGAGGTAGCCGCGGTGGTGGTGGTAGAGGTGGTGGTGGACGTGGAGGATATGGCGGTGGTGGTTATCAAATGGACGACCCTGTATCAGATGATCCATCAGAAGGAGGCGGAGGATTTTATGGTGGCCCAAGAG GTGGAAGAGGTGGCGGCAGAGGTCGTGGTGGTGGTAGAGATGATCGTGGACCTCCCCCAGACCGTAGAAGAGATGACCGTATGAGTAGTGGAGGTGGCAGAGGCGGTGGTCGTGGTGGTGGAAATGATTCAGGTGGCCGTGACGGAGACTGGAAATGTTCAAATCCAACTTGTGCCAACACAAACTTCTCTTGGCGTCTAAACTGTAACAGATGTAATGATCCAAGACCTGAAGGATTTGGTGATAGTGGCGGCAGACGAGGAGGTGGTATGGGTGGAGGGCGTGGTGGACCACCCATGCGTGGACGTGGAGGTGGTATGGGAGGTGGTCGTGGAGGTCCTGGTATGGGTGGTGGTCGTGGTGGACTTGGCGGCGGCGGAGGTAGAGGTTTTGGAGGAGGTAGAGGAGGACCTGGTGGACGTGGTGGTGGAGGACGAGGTGGTGGACCAATGCGAGa tgatagAAGAGGAGACAGAAACCGTccatactaa
- the LOC114120410 gene encoding RNA-binding protein cabeza-like isoform X3 translates to MANSRGGYPAYEQPPPSFRQQGSQQGSFNGSSGGNGYGGPPSSGGYGGPSSFGGGRQDRNSSGGYDSGGRGGFNKGSGGPPNDRSGDFIVQEDTIFVSGMSTNTSEADIEQHFGSIGIIKTDKKTGKPKIWMYNDKSTGRPKGEATVTYDDAHSANSAISWFNGKTFNGSTINVQLATKRDNWQGGRGGGTTGGSRGGGGRGGGGRGGYGGGGYQMDDPVSDDPSEGGGGFYGGPRGGRGGGRGRGGGRDDRGPPPDRRRDDRMSSGGGRGGGRGGGNDSGGRDGDWKCSNPTCANTNFSWRLNCNRCNDPRPEGFGDSGGRRGGGMGGGRGGPPMRGRGGGMGGGRGGPGMGGGRGGLGGGGGRGFGGGRGGPGGRGGGGRGGGPMRDDRRGDRNRPY, encoded by the exons ATGGCTAACTCAC gaGGAGGATACCCTGCTTATGAACAACCTCCGCCTAGTTTTAGACAGCAAGGAAGTCAACAAGGATCATTTAATGGATCAAGTGGTGGAAATGGTTATGGTGGTCCACCATCAAGTGGGGGATATGGCGGACCTAGCAGTTTTGGag gtGGTAGACAAGATCGTAATAGCAGTGGAGGATATGA TTCCGGCGGCAGGGGTGGTTTTAACAAAG gTAGTGGAGGACCTCCTAATGATCGTAGTGGTGACTTCATTGTCCAAGAGGACACAATATTTGTTTCTGGCATGTCTACAAACACTTCTGAAGCTGATATTGAACAACACTTTGGTTCAATTGGCATTATCAAG actGATAAAAAAACGGGAAAGCCCAAAATTTGGATGTACAATGATAAATCAACTGGAAGACCTAAAGGTGAAGCAACCGTTACATATGATGATGCTCATTCTGCGAACAGTGCTATATCCTGGTTTAATG gtAAAACATTCAATGGATCTACAATCAACGTCCAATTAGCAACCAAGAGAGATAATTGGCAAGGTGGACGTGGCGGTGGTACAACTGGAGGTAGCCGCGGTGGTGGTGGTAGAGGTGGTGGTGGACGTGGAGGATATGGCGGTGGTGGTTATCAAATGGACGACCCTGTATCAGATGATCCATCAGAAGGAGGCGGAGGATTTTATGGTGGCCCAAGAG GTGGAAGAGGTGGCGGCAGAGGTCGTGGTGGTGGTAGAGATGATCGTGGACCTCCCCCAGACCGTAGAAGAGATGACCGTATGAGTAGTGGAGGTGGCAGAGGCGGTGGTCGTGGTGGTGGAAATGATTCAGGTGGCCGTGACGGAGACTGGAAATGTTCAAATCCAACTTGTGCCAACACAAACTTCTCTTGGCGTCTAAACTGTAACAGATGTAATGATCCAAGACCTGAAGGATTTGGTGATAGTGGCGGCAGACGAGGAGGTGGTATGGGTGGAGGGCGTGGTGGACCACCCATGCGTGGACGTGGAGGTGGTATGGGAGGTGGTCGTGGAGGTCCTGGTATGGGTGGTGGTCGTGGTGGACTTGGCGGCGGCGGAGGTAGAGGTTTTGGAGGAGGTAGAGGAGGACCTGGTGGACGTGGTGGTGGAGGACGAGGTGGTGGACCAATGCGAGa tgatagAAGAGGAGACAGAAACCGTccatactaa
- the LOC114120410 gene encoding RNA-binding protein cabeza-like isoform X2, translating to MVDIQHMEFLLQAHQVINSLVRLSHNKLNSHKVDTQVAVDGINLHHHQQQLLKEEDTLLMNNLRLVLDSKEVNKDHLMDQVVEMVMVVHHQVGDMADLAVLEVVDKIVIAVEDMSSGGPPNDRSGDFIVQEDTIFVSGMSTNTSEADIEQHFGSIGIIKTDKKTGKPKIWMYNDKSTGRPKGEATVTYDDAHSANSAISWFNGKTFNGSTINVQLATKRDNWQGGRGGGTTGGSRGGGGRGGGGRGGYGGGGYQMDDPVSDDPSEGGGGFYGGPRGGRGGGRGRGGGRDDRGPPPDRRRDDRMSSGGGRGGGRGGGNDSGGRDGDWKCSNPTCANTNFSWRLNCNRCNDPRPEGFGDSGGRRGGGMGGGRGGPPMRGRGGGMGGGRGGPGMGGGRGGLGGGGGRGFGGGRGGPGGRGGGGRGGGPMRDDRRGDRNRPY from the exons ATGGTGGATATCCAGCATATGGAGTTCCTCCTCCAGGCCCACCAGGTTATCAACAGCCTGGTGCGCCTCAGTCACAACAAACTCAACAGCCACAAAGTGGATACCCAGGTAGCGGTGGATGGAATCAACCTCCACCACCACCAACAGCAGCTACTcaag gaGGAGGATACCCTGCTTATGAACAACCTCCGCCTAGTTTTAGACAGCAAGGAAGTCAACAAGGATCATTTAATGGATCAAGTGGTGGAAATGGTTATGGTGGTCCACCATCAAGTGGGGGATATGGCGGACCTAGCAGTTTTGGag gtGGTAGACAAGATCGTAATAGCAGTGGAGGATATGA gTAGTGGAGGACCTCCTAATGATCGTAGTGGTGACTTCATTGTCCAAGAGGACACAATATTTGTTTCTGGCATGTCTACAAACACTTCTGAAGCTGATATTGAACAACACTTTGGTTCAATTGGCATTATCAAG actGATAAAAAAACGGGAAAGCCCAAAATTTGGATGTACAATGATAAATCAACTGGAAGACCTAAAGGTGAAGCAACCGTTACATATGATGATGCTCATTCTGCGAACAGTGCTATATCCTGGTTTAATG gtAAAACATTCAATGGATCTACAATCAACGTCCAATTAGCAACCAAGAGAGATAATTGGCAAGGTGGACGTGGCGGTGGTACAACTGGAGGTAGCCGCGGTGGTGGTGGTAGAGGTGGTGGTGGACGTGGAGGATATGGCGGTGGTGGTTATCAAATGGACGACCCTGTATCAGATGATCCATCAGAAGGAGGCGGAGGATTTTATGGTGGCCCAAGAG GTGGAAGAGGTGGCGGCAGAGGTCGTGGTGGTGGTAGAGATGATCGTGGACCTCCCCCAGACCGTAGAAGAGATGACCGTATGAGTAGTGGAGGTGGCAGAGGCGGTGGTCGTGGTGGTGGAAATGATTCAGGTGGCCGTGACGGAGACTGGAAATGTTCAAATCCAACTTGTGCCAACACAAACTTCTCTTGGCGTCTAAACTGTAACAGATGTAATGATCCAAGACCTGAAGGATTTGGTGATAGTGGCGGCAGACGAGGAGGTGGTATGGGTGGAGGGCGTGGTGGACCACCCATGCGTGGACGTGGAGGTGGTATGGGAGGTGGTCGTGGAGGTCCTGGTATGGGTGGTGGTCGTGGTGGACTTGGCGGCGGCGGAGGTAGAGGTTTTGGAGGAGGTAGAGGAGGACCTGGTGGACGTGGTGGTGGAGGACGAGGTGGTGGACCAATGCGAGa tgatagAAGAGGAGACAGAAACCGTccatactaa
- the LOC114120547 gene encoding phosphatidylinositol N-acetylglucosaminyltransferase subunit A isoform X3 produces the protein MASDFFYPNMGGVEEHIFNLSQCLLMKGYKVIVLTHSYQDRVGVRYMTNGLKVYYLPIKPFYNQCVLPSMVSSLPLIRYVLVREQITIIHGHSAFSTLAHETMMIGRLLGIQTVFTDHSLFGFADTSAIITNKFLEMSLADCNHCICVSHIGKENTVLRARVNHHRVSVIPNAVDTTAFVPKLELRAKNKITIVVVSRLVYRKGVDLLAQIIADVCLKNQKVQFIIGGDGPKRELLEDIRNNLNIGEQVTLLGSLEHSQVCNVLNRGHIFLNTSLTEAYCMAIVEAASCGLKIVSTRVGGIPEVLPPELIILTEPNVPSILQGLYKAINQVNSELGVPPIECHQKVQSLYNWMNIAKRTEIVYNMVSLESPKSLGKQLRSYIPTGVYPFLLVVSFMHILLRLLDWWIPRSDIDLAKDYKIKDNRVNPNLPVIEN, from the exons atggcatcagattttttttacccAAATATGGGCGGAGTGGAAGAACACATATTCAATTTGTCACAATGTCTTTTAATGAAAGGATATAAAGTTATTGTCTTAACTCATTCATACCAAGATAGAGTTGGAGTACGCTACATGACAAATGGAttgaaa gtatactatTTACCAATTAAACCATTCTATAACCAATGTGTTTTACCTTCAATGGTTTCTTCTTTACCATTGATTAGATATGTCTTAGTTCGTgaacaaataactattatacatgGACATTCAGCATTTTCAACTTTAGCTCATGAAACAATGATGATTGGTCGTTTACTTGGCATCCAA ACAGTATTCACAGACCATTCACTATTTGGATTTGCAGACACTTCAGctattataacaaacaaatttttagaaatgtcATTAGCTGATTGTAACCATTGCATTTGTGTATCACATATTGG TAAAGAAAATACAGTATTACGAGCTCGTGTTAACCATCACAGAGTTTCAGTCATACCAAATGCTGTTGATACAACAGCATTTGTTCCAAAGTTGGAATTAagagcaaaaaataaaa TTACGATTGTTGTGGTTAGTCGTTTGGTTTATAGAAAAGGTGTTGATTTGTTAGCTCAAATTATTGCTGATGTTtgcttaaaaaatcaaaag gttcaatttattattggtgGGGATGGTCCTAAACGTGAACTACTTGAAGACATACGTAACAATTTGAATATTGGTGAACAAGTAACATTACTAGGTAGCTTGGAGCATTCACAAGTATGCAATGTACTTAATCGtggacatatatttttaaatacatcttTAACAGAAGCATATTGTATGGCTATTGTTGAAGCTGCTTCTTGTGG aTTAAAGATTGTTAGTACAAGAGTAGGTGGTATACCAGAAGTATTACCTCCAGAACTGATAATTTTAACTGAACCTAATGTTCCAT ctATACTCCAGGGATTATATAAAGCTATTAACCAAGTAAATAGTGAACTTGGTGTTCCACCAATTGAATGTCACCAAAAAGTGCAATCACTGTATAACTGGATGAATATTGCCAAAAGAACAgagatagtatataatatggtatcatTAGAATCGCCAAAAAGTTTAGGAAAACAATTGCGCAG ttACATTCCAACTGGAGTATATCCATTTCTACTAGTAGTATCATTTATGCATATATTGTTAAGACTTTTGGATTGGTGGATTCCACGTTCA gataTAGACCTGGCCAAGGATTATAAAATCAAGGATAATAGAGTAAATCCTAATTTGCcagttattgaaaattga
- the LOC114120410 gene encoding RNA-binding protein cabeza-like isoform X4 — translation MNNLRLVLDSKEVNKDHLMDQVVEMVMVVHHQVGDMADLAVLEVVDKIVIAVEDMSSGGPPNDRSGDFIVQEDTIFVSGMSTNTSEADIEQHFGSIGIIKTDKKTGKPKIWMYNDKSTGRPKGEATVTYDDAHSANSAISWFNGKTFNGSTINVQLATKRDNWQGGRGGGTTGGSRGGGGRGGGGRGGYGGGGYQMDDPVSDDPSEGGGGFYGGPRGGRGGGRGRGGGRDDRGPPPDRRRDDRMSSGGGRGGGRGGGNDSGGRDGDWKCSNPTCANTNFSWRLNCNRCNDPRPEGFGDSGGRRGGGMGGGRGGPPMRGRGGGMGGGRGGPGMGGGRGGLGGGGGRGFGGGRGGPGGRGGGGRGGGPMRDDRRGDRNRPY, via the exons ATGAACAACCTCCGCCTAGTTTTAGACAGCAAGGAAGTCAACAAGGATCATTTAATGGATCAAGTGGTGGAAATGGTTATGGTGGTCCACCATCAAGTGGGGGATATGGCGGACCTAGCAGTTTTGGag gtGGTAGACAAGATCGTAATAGCAGTGGAGGATATGA gTAGTGGAGGACCTCCTAATGATCGTAGTGGTGACTTCATTGTCCAAGAGGACACAATATTTGTTTCTGGCATGTCTACAAACACTTCTGAAGCTGATATTGAACAACACTTTGGTTCAATTGGCATTATCAAG actGATAAAAAAACGGGAAAGCCCAAAATTTGGATGTACAATGATAAATCAACTGGAAGACCTAAAGGTGAAGCAACCGTTACATATGATGATGCTCATTCTGCGAACAGTGCTATATCCTGGTTTAATG gtAAAACATTCAATGGATCTACAATCAACGTCCAATTAGCAACCAAGAGAGATAATTGGCAAGGTGGACGTGGCGGTGGTACAACTGGAGGTAGCCGCGGTGGTGGTGGTAGAGGTGGTGGTGGACGTGGAGGATATGGCGGTGGTGGTTATCAAATGGACGACCCTGTATCAGATGATCCATCAGAAGGAGGCGGAGGATTTTATGGTGGCCCAAGAG GTGGAAGAGGTGGCGGCAGAGGTCGTGGTGGTGGTAGAGATGATCGTGGACCTCCCCCAGACCGTAGAAGAGATGACCGTATGAGTAGTGGAGGTGGCAGAGGCGGTGGTCGTGGTGGTGGAAATGATTCAGGTGGCCGTGACGGAGACTGGAAATGTTCAAATCCAACTTGTGCCAACACAAACTTCTCTTGGCGTCTAAACTGTAACAGATGTAATGATCCAAGACCTGAAGGATTTGGTGATAGTGGCGGCAGACGAGGAGGTGGTATGGGTGGAGGGCGTGGTGGACCACCCATGCGTGGACGTGGAGGTGGTATGGGAGGTGGTCGTGGAGGTCCTGGTATGGGTGGTGGTCGTGGTGGACTTGGCGGCGGCGGAGGTAGAGGTTTTGGAGGAGGTAGAGGAGGACCTGGTGGACGTGGTGGTGGAGGACGAGGTGGTGGACCAATGCGAGa tgatagAAGAGGAGACAGAAACCGTccatactaa
- the LOC114120547 gene encoding phosphatidylinositol N-acetylglucosaminyltransferase subunit A isoform X1 → MKHKICMASDFFYPNMGGVEEHIFNLSQCLLMKGYKVIVLTHSYQDRVGVRYMTNGLKVYYLPIKPFYNQCVLPSMVSSLPLIRYVLVREQITIIHGHSAFSTLAHETMMIGRLLGIQTVFTDHSLFGFADTSAIITNKFLEMSLADCNHCICVSHIGKENTVLRARVNHHRVSVIPNAVDTTAFVPKLELRAKNKITIVVVSRLVYRKGVDLLAQIIADVCLKNQKVQFIIGGDGPKRELLEDIRNNLNIGEQVTLLGSLEHSQVCNVLNRGHIFLNTSLTEAYCMAIVEAASCGLKIVSTRVGGIPEVLPPELIILTEPNVPSILQGLYKAINQVNSELGVPPIECHQKVQSLYNWMNIAKRTEIVYNMVSLESPKSLGKQLRSYIPTGVYPFLLVVSFMHILLRLLDWWIPRSDIDLAKDYKIKDNRVNPNLPVIEN, encoded by the exons atgaaacACAAAATTTG tatggcatcagattttttttacccAAATATGGGCGGAGTGGAAGAACACATATTCAATTTGTCACAATGTCTTTTAATGAAAGGATATAAAGTTATTGTCTTAACTCATTCATACCAAGATAGAGTTGGAGTACGCTACATGACAAATGGAttgaaa gtatactatTTACCAATTAAACCATTCTATAACCAATGTGTTTTACCTTCAATGGTTTCTTCTTTACCATTGATTAGATATGTCTTAGTTCGTgaacaaataactattatacatgGACATTCAGCATTTTCAACTTTAGCTCATGAAACAATGATGATTGGTCGTTTACTTGGCATCCAA ACAGTATTCACAGACCATTCACTATTTGGATTTGCAGACACTTCAGctattataacaaacaaatttttagaaatgtcATTAGCTGATTGTAACCATTGCATTTGTGTATCACATATTGG TAAAGAAAATACAGTATTACGAGCTCGTGTTAACCATCACAGAGTTTCAGTCATACCAAATGCTGTTGATACAACAGCATTTGTTCCAAAGTTGGAATTAagagcaaaaaataaaa TTACGATTGTTGTGGTTAGTCGTTTGGTTTATAGAAAAGGTGTTGATTTGTTAGCTCAAATTATTGCTGATGTTtgcttaaaaaatcaaaag gttcaatttattattggtgGGGATGGTCCTAAACGTGAACTACTTGAAGACATACGTAACAATTTGAATATTGGTGAACAAGTAACATTACTAGGTAGCTTGGAGCATTCACAAGTATGCAATGTACTTAATCGtggacatatatttttaaatacatcttTAACAGAAGCATATTGTATGGCTATTGTTGAAGCTGCTTCTTGTGG aTTAAAGATTGTTAGTACAAGAGTAGGTGGTATACCAGAAGTATTACCTCCAGAACTGATAATTTTAACTGAACCTAATGTTCCAT ctATACTCCAGGGATTATATAAAGCTATTAACCAAGTAAATAGTGAACTTGGTGTTCCACCAATTGAATGTCACCAAAAAGTGCAATCACTGTATAACTGGATGAATATTGCCAAAAGAACAgagatagtatataatatggtatcatTAGAATCGCCAAAAAGTTTAGGAAAACAATTGCGCAG ttACATTCCAACTGGAGTATATCCATTTCTACTAGTAGTATCATTTATGCATATATTGTTAAGACTTTTGGATTGGTGGATTCCACGTTCA gataTAGACCTGGCCAAGGATTATAAAATCAAGGATAATAGAGTAAATCCTAATTTGCcagttattgaaaattga
- the LOC114120448 gene encoding probable Bax inhibitor 1 yields the protein MSSTTFRTFARSFGSKIEKPVRTHLVNVYACLTVSMIAAAIGAYVHLFTNFLSAGLFTTLGATGLLLALMYTQDNGKNRSLRISYLVGFTFFTGLGIGPVLEYVIHVDPSIIPTAFLASTLVFTSFSLSAIFAERGKWLYLGGTLMSLLSVLMCLSLANLFLGSDLIFKSYLYLGLALMSGFVLYDTQLIMEKRRAGDKDFIAHSVDLFVDFIGIFRRLLIILAQKEQGSKKRKD from the exons ATGTCGTCCACGACGTTCCGCACGTTCGCCCGTTCATTTGGGTCGAAAAT tgaAAAACCAGTGCGTACACATTTAGTTAATGTGTATGCCTGTTTGACAGTATCCATGATAGCAGCTGCAATTGGAGCTTATGTCCATCTTTTCACTAACTTTCTAAGTGCTGGATTATTTACAACTTTAGGTGCTACTGGATTACTATTAGCACTTATGTACACACAAGATAATGGAAAAAATCGTTCTCTCAGAATAAGTTATTTAGTTGGATTTACTTTCTTCACTG GCCTTGGAATTGGTCCGGTTTTGGAATATGTTATCCATGTCGATCCCAGTATCATACCAACAGCATTTTTGGCATCTACTTTGGTGTTCACATCATTCAGCTTGTCTGCCATTTTTGCTGAACGCGGAAAATGGCTCTACCTAGGTGGTACTTTAATGTCGTTGCTGTCAGTCTTGATGTGTTTGTCTTTGGCTAATTTATTCCTTGGTTCAGACCTTATTTTCAaa agtTATCTTTACCTCGGTCTTGCGCTTATGAGTGGTTTTGTTTTGTACGATACTCAGTTAATTATGGAAAAAAGAAGAGCAGGAGACAAAGATTTCATTGCTCACTCCGTTGATCTCTTTGTGGACTTTATTGGCATCTTCAGAAGGCTGCTCATCATTTTAGCACAGaag GAACAAGGATCGAAGAAGCGCAAAGACTGA
- the LOC114120547 gene encoding phosphatidylinositol N-acetylglucosaminyltransferase subunit A isoform X2, protein MICMASDFFYPNMGGVEEHIFNLSQCLLMKGYKVIVLTHSYQDRVGVRYMTNGLKVYYLPIKPFYNQCVLPSMVSSLPLIRYVLVREQITIIHGHSAFSTLAHETMMIGRLLGIQTVFTDHSLFGFADTSAIITNKFLEMSLADCNHCICVSHIGKENTVLRARVNHHRVSVIPNAVDTTAFVPKLELRAKNKITIVVVSRLVYRKGVDLLAQIIADVCLKNQKVQFIIGGDGPKRELLEDIRNNLNIGEQVTLLGSLEHSQVCNVLNRGHIFLNTSLTEAYCMAIVEAASCGLKIVSTRVGGIPEVLPPELIILTEPNVPSILQGLYKAINQVNSELGVPPIECHQKVQSLYNWMNIAKRTEIVYNMVSLESPKSLGKQLRSYIPTGVYPFLLVVSFMHILLRLLDWWIPRSDIDLAKDYKIKDNRVNPNLPVIEN, encoded by the exons ATGATATG tatggcatcagattttttttacccAAATATGGGCGGAGTGGAAGAACACATATTCAATTTGTCACAATGTCTTTTAATGAAAGGATATAAAGTTATTGTCTTAACTCATTCATACCAAGATAGAGTTGGAGTACGCTACATGACAAATGGAttgaaa gtatactatTTACCAATTAAACCATTCTATAACCAATGTGTTTTACCTTCAATGGTTTCTTCTTTACCATTGATTAGATATGTCTTAGTTCGTgaacaaataactattatacatgGACATTCAGCATTTTCAACTTTAGCTCATGAAACAATGATGATTGGTCGTTTACTTGGCATCCAA ACAGTATTCACAGACCATTCACTATTTGGATTTGCAGACACTTCAGctattataacaaacaaatttttagaaatgtcATTAGCTGATTGTAACCATTGCATTTGTGTATCACATATTGG TAAAGAAAATACAGTATTACGAGCTCGTGTTAACCATCACAGAGTTTCAGTCATACCAAATGCTGTTGATACAACAGCATTTGTTCCAAAGTTGGAATTAagagcaaaaaataaaa TTACGATTGTTGTGGTTAGTCGTTTGGTTTATAGAAAAGGTGTTGATTTGTTAGCTCAAATTATTGCTGATGTTtgcttaaaaaatcaaaag gttcaatttattattggtgGGGATGGTCCTAAACGTGAACTACTTGAAGACATACGTAACAATTTGAATATTGGTGAACAAGTAACATTACTAGGTAGCTTGGAGCATTCACAAGTATGCAATGTACTTAATCGtggacatatatttttaaatacatcttTAACAGAAGCATATTGTATGGCTATTGTTGAAGCTGCTTCTTGTGG aTTAAAGATTGTTAGTACAAGAGTAGGTGGTATACCAGAAGTATTACCTCCAGAACTGATAATTTTAACTGAACCTAATGTTCCAT ctATACTCCAGGGATTATATAAAGCTATTAACCAAGTAAATAGTGAACTTGGTGTTCCACCAATTGAATGTCACCAAAAAGTGCAATCACTGTATAACTGGATGAATATTGCCAAAAGAACAgagatagtatataatatggtatcatTAGAATCGCCAAAAAGTTTAGGAAAACAATTGCGCAG ttACATTCCAACTGGAGTATATCCATTTCTACTAGTAGTATCATTTATGCATATATTGTTAAGACTTTTGGATTGGTGGATTCCACGTTCA gataTAGACCTGGCCAAGGATTATAAAATCAAGGATAATAGAGTAAATCCTAATTTGCcagttattgaaaattga